From Hoeflea sp. 108:
CGGTAACGATCGGCGCGAACGGCGCGTTCGACGCGATGAAGAAGGGCTCGGTGTTCATCGACAACACCACCGCATCGGCCGAGGTCGCGCGTGAGCTCGCCGCGGAGGCCGAAGCGCGTGGCTTCCACTTCCTCGACGCCCCCGTCTCTGGCGGCCAGGCCGGCGCCGAAAACGGCGTGCTGACGGTCATGGTCGGCGGCGACCAGGCAAGCTTCGATCGCGCCAGACCAGTGATCGACGCCTTTGCCCGCATGGTCGGCCTGATGGGCCCGGTGGGCTCCGGCCAATTGACCAAGATGATCAACCAGATCTGTATCGCCGGCCTCGTCCAGGGCCTGGCCGAAGGCATCCATTTCGGCAAGCAGGCCGGGCTCGATATCGAAAAGGTGGTCGACGTCATTTCCAAGGGCGCGGCCGGTTCCTGGCAGATGGAGAACCGTCACAAGACCATGAATGCCGGCAAGTATGATTTCGGCTTTGCCATCGACTGGATGCGCAAGGATCTCGGCATCTGCCTGGCCGAAGCCGACCGCAACGGCGCCAAGCTGCCGGTGACCGCGCTGGTCGACCAGTTCTACAAGGACGTGCAGGCGATGGGCGGCGGCCGCTGGGACACCTCGTCCCTGCTCGCCCGACTCGAGAAATAGAGCC
This genomic window contains:
- a CDS encoding NAD(P)-dependent oxidoreductase — its product is MASVAFLGLGVMGYPMAGHLKNKGGHDVTVYNRTAAKAEKWAAQHGGRHAPTPAEAARDKDFVFACVGNDDDLRSVTIGANGAFDAMKKGSVFIDNTTASAEVARELAAEAEARGFHFLDAPVSGGQAGAENGVLTVMVGGDQASFDRARPVIDAFARMVGLMGPVGSGQLTKMINQICIAGLVQGLAEGIHFGKQAGLDIEKVVDVISKGAAGSWQMENRHKTMNAGKYDFGFAIDWMRKDLGICLAEADRNGAKLPVTALVDQFYKDVQAMGGGRWDTSSLLARLEK